In Alicyclobacillus vulcanalis, the following are encoded in one genomic region:
- a CDS encoding HelD family protein, which translates to MSEAGTPRRRALDPYEEERQHLERVQDVIRQALASGPRMPVRDEDDEDADEALTADVVADVAVAEMAEQRRHQLRRAMREPYFGRIDFQPEGESPLKLYIGKQGLDHPSTGERVVLDWRAPAASVFYSFNGQGDEARYEAPGGEVRGTVSLKRNIVVRDGDLVRVVDSYVKGQTQAGAVDEFLLYRLADAKDSRLHDIVATIQAEQNEVIRADKNVPILIQGVAGSGKTTVALHRLAYLLYQDPDKLRADRMVIFAPSAMFVDYISEVLPELGVGDVQQTTFAAFALRVLDYVVLLGDPAKRLRERFALRPSPAYEQLRREIELKGRVETVDALEAFLRDIEKDMVPACDVPSPVGPPIPAETVRRWFHTEYARYPVRQRRDRVLARVKRQWEMQAKQAGKADRATKRQMQTLAREYERAWPDLEPLPIYEAFLARHPGLSLASIQRPAKYGARPLVEPEDLPLLLVIHRWLHGVDARDVFQHVVIDEAQDFSPAHIRVLQAYCPSLSFTILGDLSQSIHSEAGFRDWEEVRALFPECRYVEMSVSYRSTHEIVTFANRILEPFHPKVLATPVFRSGDPVIVEPVAWEHRFERLVERLSEENHRATTIAVLTRTEEDAHVYHQMCLESGLDAHLLTAAQTQYEGGISVVPVYLAKGLEFDSVIVVDADASHYGANERDAKLLYVGCTRALHRLRLYYCDRPSPLIAWAVAN; encoded by the coding sequence ATGAGCGAAGCCGGGACACCTCGGCGAAGAGCGCTCGATCCCTACGAGGAGGAGCGACAACACCTTGAACGCGTCCAGGACGTCATCCGCCAGGCGCTCGCATCCGGCCCGCGGATGCCCGTGCGCGATGAGGACGACGAGGACGCGGACGAAGCGCTGACCGCCGACGTCGTCGCGGACGTCGCGGTCGCGGAGATGGCAGAGCAAAGGCGCCATCAGCTTCGCCGAGCGATGCGCGAGCCCTACTTCGGCCGGATCGACTTTCAGCCAGAGGGCGAGTCGCCCCTGAAGCTGTACATCGGCAAGCAAGGCCTGGATCACCCCTCGACGGGCGAGCGCGTGGTCCTCGATTGGCGCGCGCCCGCGGCGAGTGTGTTTTACTCGTTCAACGGCCAAGGCGACGAGGCGCGCTACGAAGCGCCCGGTGGAGAGGTGCGCGGGACAGTGTCGCTCAAGCGCAACATCGTCGTGCGAGATGGCGATCTCGTCCGCGTCGTGGACAGCTACGTGAAGGGCCAGACGCAAGCAGGCGCGGTCGACGAGTTTTTGCTCTATCGGCTGGCGGACGCCAAGGACAGCCGCCTCCACGACATCGTCGCGACCATCCAGGCCGAGCAGAACGAAGTGATTCGCGCGGACAAAAACGTCCCCATCCTCATCCAGGGCGTGGCCGGAAGTGGAAAGACGACCGTCGCCCTGCACCGGCTCGCGTACCTCCTGTATCAAGATCCAGACAAGCTGCGCGCGGATCGGATGGTCATCTTTGCGCCTTCGGCGATGTTCGTCGATTACATCTCGGAGGTGTTGCCGGAGCTCGGCGTCGGGGACGTGCAACAGACCACGTTTGCCGCCTTCGCGCTTCGCGTGTTGGACTACGTGGTGCTTCTCGGCGATCCCGCCAAACGGCTGCGCGAGCGGTTTGCGCTGCGCCCGTCCCCTGCGTACGAGCAACTGCGGCGGGAGATTGAGCTGAAGGGCCGCGTGGAGACCGTCGACGCGCTGGAGGCGTTCCTGCGCGACATCGAAAAGGATATGGTGCCCGCATGTGACGTGCCGTCGCCGGTTGGCCCGCCCATCCCCGCGGAAACCGTGAGACGATGGTTTCACACCGAGTATGCGCGGTATCCTGTGCGCCAGCGGCGGGATCGCGTGTTGGCCCGCGTGAAGCGCCAGTGGGAGATGCAGGCCAAGCAGGCGGGGAAGGCGGACCGGGCGACGAAGCGACAGATGCAGACGCTGGCTCGAGAGTATGAGCGCGCGTGGCCGGACTTGGAACCGCTCCCCATTTACGAGGCGTTTCTCGCGCGCCATCCGGGATTGTCGCTCGCCTCTATTCAGCGCCCGGCGAAGTATGGGGCCCGCCCGCTCGTCGAGCCCGAGGACTTGCCGCTTTTGCTCGTCATTCATCGCTGGCTACACGGTGTCGATGCGCGGGACGTGTTTCAACATGTCGTGATCGACGAAGCCCAGGACTTCTCCCCCGCGCACATTCGGGTATTGCAGGCGTACTGCCCGAGTTTGTCCTTCACCATTCTCGGGGACTTGTCGCAGAGCATTCACAGCGAGGCGGGGTTTCGGGACTGGGAGGAGGTGCGAGCGCTGTTTCCAGAGTGCCGGTACGTGGAGATGTCGGTCTCGTATCGCTCGACGCACGAGATCGTGACCTTTGCCAACCGCATCCTGGAGCCGTTCCACCCAAAGGTCCTGGCCACGCCCGTATTTCGAAGCGGCGACCCCGTCATCGTCGAGCCCGTCGCCTGGGAGCATCGCTTTGAACGGCTCGTCGAGCGGTTGTCGGAGGAGAACCATCGCGCGACGACCATCGCGGTCCTCACGCGCACCGAGGAGGATGCGCACGTCTATCATCAGATGTGCTTGGAGTCTGGGCTCGATGCGCACCTGCTCACCGCGGCGCAGACGCAGTACGAGGGCGGAATCAGCGTTGTGCCGGTCTACCTCGCGAAGGGACTCGAATTCGACAGCGTCATCGTCGTCGATGCGGATGCGTCTCACTACGGCGCCAACGAGCGCGATGCGAAGCTGTTATACGTGGGATGCACGCGTGCGTTGCATCGCTTGAGGCTGTATTACTGCGATCGCCCTTCTCCCTTGATTGCGTGGGCCGTGGCGAACTAA